From Ursus arctos isolate Adak ecotype North America unplaced genomic scaffold, UrsArc2.0 scaffold_212, whole genome shotgun sequence, one genomic window encodes:
- the LOC125282347 gene encoding thyroid receptor-interacting protein 11-like, with amino-acid sequence MLPWVGGLGSGLDHSPGEVDGREPCFTSHIDFTGHVGKGTSTGEEMDFADLITSQAQINRLLKDIETLEAEVSHWRRLSQSSSKILDSSEIWKLKTTIRDLEQQRMNKLDEHQLEVSVLQSLHKKQLADVIERHRQQLREYEQRESELGRVEQQLAEMERLNDNLNNVASDVRAENQKLVLALQDVRHQLEESILRNNEEFLENNIAVRALKIEKGRLVAKLYRTEKKALEEKRKYKQTIKKLLPLEHARLIQLMQEKDLEIFHLQKKIEQMDADHRETKDMLSSALEEQKQLTQVIKEKASRSNDLLEQTVEDKDMRLTSVTAENHHLKEELERLRQQSRPVPDPKILELECEVFQLNELKDDLEEEVKEQQKIIHNQQQGKIRLLQSLQEQKQKVDHLQSQQEQLHIERAQLLAAKDQEIQNLQDTLGQMKAQLPDKSQHIAAEHCDDVQVTSSQPLPRENGSEKLDPSKGETQRSVQGIKEQEVEMKLLTEQNIRLTEHIDRVSKEEIGKLTQIIQQKDLEIEGLSSRISAASQRQRVDVERLQQQLQECASKSDQVLAVLNEKTRENSHLTREYQKMTERLAAKEAELQRMQEENRKLSPRIECSGQEMFRETIQNLSHIIREKDLEVDALSQKCQTLLTILQTSSTGDEVRGVHIDQFKELLRERDTFKQRVKIMEEWKEQVMTTVQNMKQESPQLQSDLRQLQAQACPGSEEDSKLQATSMDLIQTYRGKEITLEHLEKDLARIQLSIGENCHAKDLLLGKLDAIFLQPSPDSSEPADSLKAVTSDVVSQSSQLRQEEVEELRKSMQEKDTMIRTLQEEKQRWMDSVSAASPGEGKQQEHGDSDMEPLKEKQAVLQNFIPDQELRLQAKSEELLSLQEKFSSQVSENDLLRQAVTDLKERLADFETDVCQLKEENAKLVETCREKEMENQALQETNRRLSMLPREEESQSAAVEEKALALEQVLRGKEEGETGEAKRLVDAVASVQDQTVVCPQEREEVLLALTQKQMETCALQKEVHHLRERESRLTQELERRRHVASEAEDSRRREALVSEGKVAQLREEVTVLQGKLVLSSTALENASHRASVQVQSLREQLHMVTQQKEEAAFQLAASQEEGRQYGHVLAALKLELAEWMEKADSLEGKLKSLQGRFQKAKADLGLKEDQLQEVKKQNEVQQEVLEDTQKKLMDLVSKSEGMVDKTLLRRLFVGSLQAPDADRQEALRLMAGTLGIQEDQMRQLFSERPGGVTSWVTGGPGSRSAPNTPGKPSHRAMANHSFSGLFVQFLEAESHSASPPPKPSAHAVKPPDSGGRGKVAKKQGPQHLNTALGSTPRKKDVKPRTTAVSLITPPGPETDGSEHLLLNAVTDAFPTYTPQILSPATKVGMAATGPSKK; translated from the coding sequence ATGTTGCCTTGGGTTGgtggcctgggctctggcctAGACCATTCCCCAGGGGAAGTGGATGGCAGAGAGCCTTGCTTCACCAGCCACATTGATTTCACCGGGCACGTGGGAAAGGGAACTTCCACTGGCGAGGAGATGGACTTCGCGGACCTCATCACATCACAGGCACAAATCAACAGACTCCTGAAGGACATCGAAACACTGGAGGCTGAGGTTAGTCACTGGAGGCGTTTGTCTCAGTCGTCATCAAAGATACTAGACTCCAGTGAAATTTGGAAACTGAAGACCACCATCAGGGACCTAGAACAACAACGGATGAACAAGCTAGACGAACACCAACTTGAAGTATCGGTATTACAGAGTCTCCACAAGAAGCAACTGGCCGACGTCATTGAGAGGCACCGCCAACAACTACGTGAGTatgagcaaagggaaagtgaGCTTGGACGGGTGGAGCAACAACTTGCAGAGATGGAGCGGCTGAACGACAATCTGAACAACGTTGCTTCTGATGTcagagcagaaaaccagaagTTGGTTTTGGCACTCCAAGATGTAAGACACCAGCTGGAAGAATCGATTCTCCGTAACAACGAGGAGTTTCTGGAAAACAACATTGCTGTGAGGGCTTTAAAGATCGAAAAAGGGCGGTTAGTAGCGAAATTGTATCGGACTGAGAAGAAGGcgttggaagagaagaggaagtacaAGCAAACCATCAAGAAATTGTTACCTTTAGAGCATGCACGTTTGATCCAACTCATGCAAGAGAAAGACCTGGAAATATTCCACCTCCAAAAGAAGATCGAGCAGATGGACGCCGACCACAGAGAAACCAAGGACATGCTGTCCTCTGCTTTGGAGGAGCAGAAGCAATTGACACAGGTCATTAAAGAAAAAGCCTCAAGAAGCAATGACCTTTTAGAGCAAACCGTGGAGGACAAAGACATGCGTCTCACCTCCGTGACCGCCGAAAATCATCATCTGAAAGAAGAACTGGAGCGCCTGAGACAACAGAGTCGCCCTGTACCTGACCCTAAAATCCTCGAACTGGAGTGTGAAGTCTTCCAACTGAACGAGTTAAAAGATGACCTCGAGGAGGAAGTAAAGGAACAACAGAAGATCATTCACAACCAGCAGCAGGGGAAGATAAGACTGCTTCAGTCTCtacaggagcagaagcagaaagtgGACCATCTTCAATCCCAGCAGGAGCAGCTGCATATTGAACGCGCTCAGCTCCTTGCAGCGAAAGACCAGGAGATTCAGAATTTGCAAGACACATTAGGCCAAATGAAAGCCCAGCTGCCTGACAAAAGCCAGCACATTGCAGCAGAGCACTGTGACGACGTTCAAGTCACAAGCAGTCAGCCTCTTCCTAGAGAGAACGGAAGTGAGAAGCTTGATCCATCTAAAGGCGAAACTCAAAGATCAGTCCAAGGAATAAAAGAGCAAGAAGTGGAGATGAAGCTTCTAACTGAACAGAACATCCGATTGACCGAACACATCGATCGGGTGTCCAAAGAGGAGATTGGTAAACTAACTCAGATTATCCAGCAGAAGGATTTGGAGATCGAGGGTCTTTCCAGCAGAATCTCTGCAGCTTCTCAGCGCCAGCGCGTGGACGTGGAGCGACTTCAGCAGCAATTGCAAGAGTGTGCTTCGAAAAGCGACCAAGTGTTGGCTGTCTTAAATGAGAAAACGAGGGAGAATAGCCATCTGACAAGGGAGTATCAGAAAATGACAGAGAGACTTGCTGCCAAAGAAGCAGAGCTCCAGAGGATGCAAGAGGAAAATCGGAAACTGTCCCCGAGAATTGAATGTAGTGGTCAGGAGATGTTTAGAGAAACGATTCAGAATTTATCACACATTATTCGAGAAAAAGACCTCGAAGTGGATGCCTTAAGTCAGAAATGTCAGACTTTATTGACCATCCTGCAGACCTCCAGCACTGGTGATGAGGTTCGCGGCGTTCACATCGATCAGTTCAAGGAGCTTCTGCGGGAACGGGACACGTTCAAACAGCGAGTGAAGATCATGGAAGAGTGGAAAGAGCAGGTGATGACCACGGTCCAAAACATGAAGCAGGAGTCACCCCAGCTTCAGAGCGATCTTCGCCAGCTCCAGGCGCAGGCTTGCCCTGGCAGCGAGGAGGATTCCAAACTGCAGGCGACCTCTATGGACCTGATCCAGACTTACAGAGGCAAGGAAATAACCTTAGAACACTTAGAGAAGGACCTGGCACGAATTCAGCTCAGCATCGGGGAGAATTGCCACGCCAAGGATCTCCTCTTAGGGAAACTGGACGCGATTTTCCTGCAGCCCTCCCCCGACTCCTCAGAGCCAGCCGACTCTCTGAAGGCCGTGACATCTGACGTAGTGAGCCAGTCTTCTCAGTTGCGCCAAGAGGAGGTAGAAGAGCTAAGAAAATCAATGCAAGAAAAAGATACAATGATTCGAACCctccaggaagagaagcagagatggatGGATTCCGTGTCGGCCGCGTCCCCAGGAGAAGGCAAACAACAGGAACACGGGGATTCCGACATGGAGCCGCTGAAGGAGAAACAGGCCGTTCTGCAAAACTTCATTCCGGATCAAGAGCTCCGACTGCAAGCGAAAAGTGAGGAATTGCTTTCTTTGCAGGAGAAGTTCAGTAGCCAAGTGAGTGAAAATGACCTTTTGAGGCAGGCAGTCACCGATTTGAAGGAGAGACTAGCAGATTTTGAAACGGATGTGTGTCaactgaaagaggaaaatgcaaagcTCGTGGAAAcgtgtagagaaaaggaaatggaaaatcaggCCTTGCAAGAGACCAACAGGCGGCTTTCCATGCTGCCGAGAGAGGAGGAATCCCAGTCCGCTGCGGTGGAAGAGAAGGCACTTGCTTTGGAGCAAGTATTGCGAGGGAAAGAAGAGGGCGAGACCGGGGAAGCGAAGCGGCTCGTCGATGCAGTTGCATCCGTGCAGGACCAGACAGTTGTGTGTccacaggagagagaggaagtccTGCTGGCACtgacacagaaacaaatggaaacctGTGCCCTCCAGAAGGAGGTGCACCATTTACGGGAGAGAGAATCACGCCTCACCCAGGAGCTGGAGAGACGGCGTCACGTCGCTTCAGAAGCCGAAGATTCTCGTCGCCGCGAAGCTTTGGTCTCAGAAGGCAAAGTGGCTCAACTCAGAGAGGAAGTGACGGTCTTGCAGGGAAAGCTCGTTTTGTCTTCCACGGCCTTGGAAAACGCGAGCCATCGAGCCAGTGTGCAGGTGCAGTCGCTGCGGGAGCAATTGCACATGGTCACCCAGCAGAAAGAGGAAGCCGCCTTCCAGCTTGCAGcctcccaggaggaagggaggcagtaCGGTCACGTTCTAGCCGCCCTCAAGCTGGAACTCGCCGAGTGGATGGAAAAGGCAGACAGCCTAGAAGGGAAACTGAAGTCATTGCAGGGACGCTTCCAGAAAGCAAAGGCTGACTTGGGTCTGAAGGAAGACCAGCTCCAagaagtcaagaaacagaacgAGGTCCAGCAGGAAGTCCTGGAGGACACCCAGAAGAAACTGATGGACTTAGTAAGTAAGTCCGAAGGCATGGTGGACAAAACCCTCCTGAGGAGACTCTTCGTGGGCTCTTTGCAAGCACCTGATGCCGACCGGCAGGAAGCCTTAAGGTTGATGGCAGGCACGCTGGGGATCCAAGAAGACCAGATGCGCCAGCTGTTCAGTGAAAGGCCAGGTGGGGTTACCAGCTGGGTGACTGGGGGGCCTGGATCCAGAAGCGCCCCCAACACACCTGGGAAACCAAGTCACCGAGCTATGGCCAACCATTCTTTTTCAGGACTTTTCGTCCAGTTTCTAGAAGCGGAATCACATTCAGCTTCTCCACCACCTAAACCCTCTGCTCATGCCGTGAAGCCCCCAGattcaggaggaaggggaaaagtggCTAAGAAACAAGGCCCACAACATCTGAACACTGCCCTAGGATCCACACCCCgaaaaaaagatgtgaagccCCGCACCACAGCTGTGTCTCTCATTACCCCCCCAGGACCAGAAACGGATGGATCGGAGCACCTTCTTCTAAATGCTGTCACTGATGCTTTCCCCACATACACGCCCCAAATACTGTCACCTGCCACGAAGGTTGGAATGGCGGCCACAGGCCCCTCAAAGAAATAG